Proteins from one Parasteatoda tepidariorum isolate YZ-2023 chromosome 4, CAS_Ptep_4.0, whole genome shotgun sequence genomic window:
- the LOC107457223 gene encoding G-protein coupled receptor 52 gives MLGGAADLFISERDPYHQLDTEASFEQVVEAVVIFVICFAIVVTNVLIIWAVASSPSPKEAIDFYVLSVAVADLLCGVFIVPLSIYPALVKEWVYGDLVCRLTGFLGLTLWSVCLYTFMWISVDRYLAIRKPLRYDVIQTRTRCQCWMVFTWLTSLFLCSPPLLGFSKGRFYGDGYICMLDLGNMIPYSITLAVLVLAPSILTISYTYFYILSTMYRLRKCLTKEERDYATAVSENLSNPDHLMSFVLILLFWITWMPWFIFRIVEIVLSTTDEYHALHFWLLWLGITDCIWKFFVYITMSPKFRLCLKRLCLSMCCRAPTRQPLIV, from the exons ATGTTGGGAGGTGCGGCTGATTTGTTCATTTCGGAGAGAGACCCATACCATCAGCTAGATACAGAAGCCAGTTTCGAGCAAGTGGTCGAGGCTGTTGTCATTTTCGTCATCTGCTTTGCCATAGTCGTGACTAACGTCCTCATCATATGGGCAGTAGCATCATCTCCTAGTCCCAAAGAAGCCATAGATTTTTATGTGCTTTCCGTTGCTGTTGCAGACTTATTATGTGGAGTATTCATTGTGCCCCTTTCAATTTACCCTGCACTTGTTAAAGAATGG gTATATGGTGATTTAGTATGCCGCTTAACGGGTTTTTTAGGACTAACGCTGTGGTCAGTGTGTCTTTATACATTTATGTGGATATCAGTTGACAGGTACCTTGCAATAAGGAAACCACTGCGTTACGATGTCATACAGACCAGGACCAGATGCCAGTGTTGGATGGTATTCACATGGCTCACGTCGTTATTTCTCTGCAGCCCTCCGCTCCTGGGATTTTCAAAAGGACGCTTCTATGGGGATGGTTACATATGCATGCTGGACCTTGGTAACATGATTCCTTACAGCATTACTCTCGCTGTCCTTGTTCTAGCTCCAAGTATACTTACCATCTCTTATACTTATTTCTATATCTTGAGCACCATGTACAGATTGAGAAAGTGCTTGACCAAAGAGGAACGTGATTATGCGACTGCGGTGAGTGAAAACTTGTCCAACCCTGACCACCTTATGTCCTTCGTTCTGATATTACTGTTCTGGATCACGTGGATGCCATGGTTCATTTTTCGCATAGTTGAGATTGTCCTTTCAACTACAGATGAATACCATGCCTTGCATTTCTGGCTTCTGTGGCTAGGTATCACAGACTGCATCTGGAAGTTTTTCGTATACATTACCATGAGCCCGAAATTCAGGCTCTGTCTCAAACGATTATGTCTCTCCATGTGTTGTCGCGCTCCCACCAGGCAGCCgctaattgtttaa